In Ornithodoros turicata isolate Travis chromosome 1, ASM3712646v1, whole genome shotgun sequence, the DNA window TCATCCCGCTGACGCAAAACAGCACCAAGCCCATAAGCGGAGGCGTCTATAGTGACGGTGACAGGTAATGCTGACTGGAACATGCTGAGGGCTGAACATGTGGAGATGAGTCTTTTAACCTTCTCAAAACTTGCTTGAGCTCGTGTATCCAGTGGAAAGCGTCTGCGCCTCGCAGCAGTTCACGCACAGGTTCCACCACATGTGCATAATTCTTTATGAATTTGGCGTAGTGGCCACTCATTCCCAGAAATGACCTCAGCGTACGTAAATCTGATGGTGCTGGGGCTTCTAAAATAGCTTTGACGTTGGTCTCGAGTGGAAACAGTTTTCCTTCCTTTACTGTGTGACCGATAAAAGAGAGTTCGTTGACGCCAAAAACGCACTTGTGATTTAACTGTAACCCAGCATCAGAGATCCGTTGCAAAACTGAACGTAGATTCTGTTCATGCTCTCCATTCTTCCCAAATATGATGATATCGTCCAGATAGTGTAACGCTCTTGTACATCCTTTCAGCACATTAGCTAAAAGCTTCTGAAATGCAGATGACGCGGAGGCCAGACGGAAGCACAATCTCTTGTACCGGAATAGCCCTTCGTGCGTTATAAACGCAGTGAGATCTCTGCTCTCTTCGGCTAGTAAGAGCTGGTAGTATGCTGCTGTTAAGTCCAACTTGGAAAATATATTTGCACCGGATAACTTGTGCAGCAGCTCTTCCATATTCGGCAATGGGTAGCAATCTGGCACGACAGCTTTGTTTGGCGCCCGCAGATCTACGCATAGCCTGATCCGACCATCCTTTTTCTTGGTCACGACAAGTGGCGATACCCACGGCGATGCATCAATAGGCTCAATGACGTCCATATCCAGCAGTTTCTTTAGTTCTTTAGACACATCGTCACGTATCTGTAGGGGTAGCATTCGAAGCTTAGTAGTTGTAAGGTGCACGTCTGTCCGTACTTTGACTTTGTGCTCGTAGCCTTTGGCTAGGCCCAGCTCCGGTGAAAACAGGTTCGCAAACTCGCACTTTGCTATTCGCTCGCTAGCACCGCTTGTAACTTCTGTCTCCAGGAACTGTAAGAGTGCCCCGTCAATGCGCAAGTCTAGCAGCAACTGCGTCGAGTCCCAACAGTGTCGTTCCATGATGTACGACGTAAAAGCGAAGGGTCGCGCTGCGTGTCTTGTACTTGACAGGTAGGATGACGCACCCTCTCAATGGGATCTCCTGCCTGGAATAGTCGTGAAGTTCGATTGACGCAGGCTGCAGGGTGAACGTCAGGGTGCAGGGTGCTGCTTTTTTGCACCTCGCCATACGGCTCCGGAATGCCCAATTTTCTGGCACTTAATTCTTTGTACCTGGCTTTGCATTCCTGCGAGTTGGCCAGATGGTACGCTGAACCACAACGAAAGCAAGTAGTTGCATTCTTCCCTTGAGCTTGGGGCTTGGGAGTTGCGGGCTTGCCAGCCGATCTCTTGAACGGCTTCTTGAACACTTTGTCAAACGCAGCTGTATTCTCCTGCAAGATCCGCTGGGCTTCCTTGCGACTCTGCTCACCATGACTCGCGATCTGTGTAGCCCTTTCCAAAGTAAGTGCTGATCCTTCCAGTAAAAGTCGCTCGCGTACTTGGGGCAGGAGGGCCTTGTCCACAAGTTGGTCCCGTAGCGTTTCGTCAAGCATAGTCCCGTAATTGCAGGGAATGGCGAGACCTCGAAGAGCAGTCACGTATTCCTTGATACCTTCGTCCGGCAGCTGAGAACGCTGACGGAATTTTCTGCGCTCCACCATAACGTTATAACCCTCGGCATACCGCTTTTCAAGTGTTGCCAAAGCTTCTTATGCACATTTACTGTGGCTGTGGTGGAGCCTCCGCTGCTTTGTTCCGACGGCACGGCAGCAACTGACAACGTGTAGAAAATTCTTTGTCCCTCTGTTCCAAGAGGATGAAGGAGCATTGCCTTTTGACGATCGGTCCTGTAGGATATTCCGTCGATGGCAAGCATATAATTATCGAACATCCGCCGCCATTGACTCCATGGAACGGGGGGCCTGCCCGGTGTTCAAGAAAGCCAGGTATCAGCCAGGTATCCCATTCCAGAATCCTTTATTCATAGCGATCATCATGGTGCTTCTTACACTCGCGCGCTATCGGCTCTGCGCGACGCcacggctccgtcgttactccattttctcagatAGCCTCGTTCCCAATGGTAGCTGAACGGCCGAACCGCTgtagcgttgttttcctagtattcatacgtggagttatttacgcctataacttaattaaattaatgaataattcacagatacatgctgaatacgacacagaattgcataaagactcgttattctggagtgtcaccctcttaaacactgattttctcacgtctaaccatgcttaacactggactgcatagacccaatgtgatttattttgacagcgtgAATTTCAAAGGgatggattttgaagggtggatttcttagcgtggatttcaaaagttttattattaagagtgggtaacagggtacaccctgtttagcagtgtctttcttgttgcagtCTTTACCCgtcgctagtatcttgttgccATCTTGTGTCAGCCGTTGGGTTTCGTAGCGATCTGCGGTGACGCTGGGATTATTCCTGACcgcttaaggaaatttgtgtatacCCTtggcctgtgctttctttacgcacgCAGGGCCATCGCAGCTGTGGGTATCGcctggagtagaaattcctataaagcacgtctctTTGTGCTCCCTGAGCTGctatgtgtgtgtgcttttttccttatttgtgacgtcatcatggcatatctggacttgcttagcagtgtaTATCTTGttgccgttgagtttcgtagcgatgtgcggtgactctgcgattattcctgaccgctccgtcttaagccttttccctcgcTGAAGATAATTCTTGTACCCTTGTCCTGCgcttctttacgcagggacaatgcgattgtgtatgtagcattatgcaagaattatctgataccagaaatgggtgtctcagtttattagagtatgcttcggtttttgaCGTCATAGCAATTCCAGCACAAGTGCGTGGAATTATTCGCTGCTCTTTCGtcttttcactgcttttacgcagAAAAAAAGCCGCTTTGTAAAGCTGGATTCATGAGAAGTGGGctcgtttgtttgttagatgttgttaggaggtcggtatgttgaagaagtaagctgtttgcagttataggtatctgtgcagaaatgcttgcatctgagagtagggtagaaattcctgtgaAGCACTCAATGCACCCTCaatgtaaattaattattttggatgtgagtctgcttcactgcatgacaggaCCCGGTGGGCTGAGATGGCAAGAgagaaaaacttggagcgcttgACTGATAGTAATCCAAGTAACAGGATTATAGTTTCGCGCGATTATAGATAGCGCGATTATAGTTTCCACataaagtagaattttaagtctcctaaaattatagttgagGTGAGTACTAAGTACGGGCTttttgtgatagtttttctaaaGTGCAAAGCAAGGacgaaaatcattaatatagtaggaatgcagtcacatcatatatctgttcccgtaaaggcATTCTGTCTGGTGCTCCGTCGTGCGCGAATGGtaccccaggctttcgcgcctttttgctcgcaggtgtagccttaGACAACGAgtatatgagcatagaaaaggtTGTGCGCCATGTACTACATAAGCCTGGTAatgatgttgagtgttccaggCTCTCAATTATAATTTTAAAGGGCAGtgatagcttactgctgttctGATTCTAACGATTGAAAGCACCGTGGGTACTATGCTAAGCCTTTGGATTAAAATGCTTAATCGCTAACATCAGCATTCATGTACAGTGCTTTTTtggttgaattttaatgtaagagtgAATATCATGAAGAGTAGGccaaaggaaataaccttgtgattcaataaataatagtagggtttgtctttgccgctgcctAACCCCACTCTGCACCTCTTCAGACAGGATgagatgacgtcatgcagtggcTCTGTGTTTCAggtctgtagcaatgcactgACCGTTACTGGAGAAAAAGCGCAGCATCAGAAAATGGGAGGTTGGTCGAAGGTGTACATTGTCCTAGACGGATTTACGATGAGCATTGCGTTTGAAtaagatgtgtgtgtgtgtgtgtgtgtgtgtgcgcggaaatagtttgatactggaGAGTGTGTTTCtcactttgttcaagtgtttctctgtgtttttttcgtttttcttgttgtctGCCAAACATGCGACTTTTCCTGGCGTGACAGTGCTCGTTGAGCAATGTCCTGAcgtgcccagacctgttctgtcttatgatacatgctttccttctgcatgtggTTGTGTatgtctttttcctttttgccaagaaacattcttgttgaagcactgtcttgacgatgtcgatagtgctgccttgaatagCAGTAGCGCTataacgattcttaataatattgcgattcaattagttcagatagtaaccgcaagggggacaacTGCATGGCTTTATTCAGAAGGAAGAAAACATCATTATTCATTTATCTGCATTGGCTTTCGGACGTCTCGGTGAGCTCGTCTGACATGTCTTGGTGAGCTCGTTGTATTTATCATTCATGGTGAtacatgttaggatattttgttctttcctgTATTCATAAGCCTCATTTAGCAGGACTTTGGGAtcgaaatgcttaattcctgcGATCAGATTTCATGCATGATGTtttgtgcttttctgcaatggtttttctgtttttatgcAACGTTATAGTGAGATAAATAAATTAATCTTGgaatagtgattcaataaataataggtctccTGTCTAGATGCGCAACCGTACGCGTTCTTgaaccatgcagctgcatgcctgGGGCAGGAAGTAACACGTCAGGTTGTGGTCCCATTGCAGATGGATCTCGTCCCTAGGAATTTGCGACGACcgttagtgaaaaaaaaatgctgtaaccttgggacaatgggatgacgtcaccaCTAATGAGCAAGGCCCGCAGAGGGTGCAGGAGTTCCTTCTGTCTTAGTCTCTTGCAGGTACGGTCATGCTACTTCTCACTGGTAGTCGCCGCTAATGGCACTAGGATCACGCGCGCATACGTAGCGCCGTCTTGACGCGTCTagatatatgatgttccaagagagtattcgaacgacgacctcgtgctctatcttaaagacgcaggggttttatcagcacggcgacagcttcggcattccctagcagaagatggcagtgatgtgttcaccccgttacggagcgttatcctgacttttgaacctacaatccgtcttcctccccgaattgcccttgggtttcaaaccttcacagtccaagagtacatggaaggccccatacagtgttataactgccaacgatttggccatattgcacgaaattgccgaggttctacacggtgtggcatctgcgccggacctcaccggagatcagactgcaacaataaacgagagccaaagtgtgctaactgccaatccagccatcccgcatcattttctttatgtcctgtcaagaccgccgccaccaagaggcaccaagaccgaaccctacgacttccgtctgacgctcctagggatgctagtgccacactcccgtctcgtacaaatgcacaagaatttcctgcactaccccctcgatctgcaccaggtaaacgagggtcgctgaacacagtcgcggctacgcctatcacaagcgcaccgcctcctcgtccatcgagacagattacaaacacttacgccagtgtgacggaaccagcaccctcatcagccccccaatatatgcctcctctgggacttttctcagcggtactcgctgcccttaaggccattgtctctgcttttcctggtgcgtcgcaactgcccgaggttcaagcgcttctggcactggaggcattatcttcgcatcagcatgacggaattgtataaaaaagccctggccatgcagtggaatcctcgaagcctgcgtaacaagctcccagattttaaattacatctccaacagtacaagttccctttcatagctatatgcgaacacggcatggattgtacacatcgtgttagtggatacacaatctatcgctctcatgattcccctgagagtagagcagcgctatacgttcgcaattacctcgttgctgcacccatcggctcagtttgtcatcgctcttatgattacgtcacatgcaggatccgccttggccccatgctgttaacggtcgtcagtatctatatccgtcccgcggtacaggtcccgtggagtgacctcgaacgcttacttggttctctggaagccccggcgcttgtgctaggggacttcaatgcacatcactcggcctggggaagccgaaggacggacagtaggggaaggaggttgttagaggcaatggagaataataacatgtgcctgctgaacaaccgcgagcccacttacatgcgatccccactgtcacttgatgtattggacctctcgtggtcctcaaccgacatgattcgccacttgtcgtgcgctacggacgtcgacactagaggcagcgatcattttcctctatatatttcgcacgacagactgcccctctcagccactgctggactgatttctttcacaaactggagacgttttcgtgagggcctccgaacatctgtgcacaccggtatgtccccagaggctctctctcaagcaattacccgcggtattcaggacgcggtggtcacgtctaaaagggtaacaggccatatcggccattcccccgctattaatcaccttagagcattacgtcgccgagcagaaagaacggctcgtcggacagggcaacttacggacattgtggaataccgccggatgaaagctaaagtaacacgagaacttaaaaacgaggacaggaagcgttggcgtaagttttgccaccacctttcaccgttcgatccggccacgaagatctggcggacaatccgttctctgaaggaggcgccccctcaaaagaatcctctcgcggccttggctctcgttcagcgtgtagacgagaacacgcttgcgacggacttctgtgtggtactaacgactccggcggctgcctcgaccacgcccctacaccgcagttttgtccacagtttgacggctgaacttcaccacgactggccccgtcccccggaagttatggaccgcgacttcacactaatcgagctaaaggcagcgttgaagcttgtgaacgccagctcgtcccttgggcccgataaaatcacctatgccgccctacgaaaccttgacgagcggtcactccaagctctccttcatgtctataacacgtcttggcaacaaggatctttaccacatacatggaaggaggccttggttgttcccatcctgaaaccaggcaagccaccaaatgccctatcctcctttcgcccggtgagcctgacaagctgtatggggaaactgatggagagaatggttctgcatcgcctcgactggtggctcgaaaaacgacgtgcgttccctcacgaaatggctggatttcgtcgccaccgaagctccatggatccagttctcgacctagtctctacagttcaacatgctcgagcccatcgacggatcgtccgatcggtcttcctcgacatcaagcgcgcctatgataccgtctcgcacatttgtgtgctgcatgccttgcgctcgtttggagtatccggtcggctcttcatctggctccacgacttccttacggaccgaactgtcgctgtccgtacgtcccaaggccaaagccctcagcatcctgttccccaaggagtcccccaaggaagcattctcagcccgacactgtttaacgtggtgatggccggcctacaatcagtaattcctcgcaaagtgtcgttctccgtgtatgcagatgacgtcgccctttggacagtaggacaatcacgcccggctctccagcgccgcctgcagctcgctttaaacaatatccatacgtacctgacgcacctcgggatggacctttcacccgaaaagtgtgtcgagctccctttcacgcgtaaagctatggccaatttcccactttggcttggcccaaagaagctagaaccagtacgctttcaccgcttccttggcgtggtaatcgactcggacttgcgctgggctcggcacattaaacaccttgaaactaaagtgcagcgatggctccccgcaatccaacatctttctggcccaggatggggctgtgatcagcgttccctgctcgcggttcacgcggcattggtgagggcaactgtgctttacagccttcctattctgcacaggatatcaacaacttcattaaatacgcttcggtccctgtttgctcgaagccttcgtcgatgcctcggagttccaagaatggctgaaacacgacaagtactggctgaagctggtgagctcccgcttgaagttctccgtgaacgggaaacggctcggcactacctccgtttgcgtgctcacattccccgccacccgctactcaggaaaattcgataccgccctggaagcgacttctaccgagtagcgcagaggacacgccagactctcactggcttcataactaaggacactataccgccggaagccccctggtctctcccggtaccgcccacgtttgtacgcctcccaaaccttctgcaaagaagagatcaggtcccccctcaagtcctccgagcccattttcatgctctggtagacgataagttttctacgtttacggcagcatatactgatggcgcatcccgaaacaacaagtccgcctcagccttcgtcattccatccgaaggcgtcgtgcacggaagacgcctttcacatccaacctcctccacagctgcggaactctatgccatccttttctttctacaacacatcgctgattttccaccccgggaatgggcagtctttacagactccaaatctgcacttcaagcaattgaaacttccggcatacgaggcccatccgcacccctagtcaccgacgtgttaatggcttaccacactatctacgccgcaggccacaggctcgttctccagtgggttccagcccattgtggtgtcgtggggaacgagcaggccgacagcgccgcagaagcagcactctcgtctcggaaccggacccgtattgttctgctcagaggagaccgccgttcaattctgcgacgtctagtgacacccctggcttcccgccaacggacaaccgacattcttcccccctctatgttgaacagagttgatcccatgctcgctttccgcatgccacgaaacacatctcgtcaggatgctgcattaatccaccgcatgcgcctcgatgtggcatttacagctcagtggcgttaccgcttgagacaaattgattctcccacctgttgccactgtggtgctcttgaggatctggagcacattcttcttcattgccctcactacgaaccttcccgaatcacactctccgagtctcttcgtcagctggactctggccctttctccctaccgaaattgcttggtccctggcccaatccagcccagcaacgctctgcgctcaaagctcttctgacatttctggacaccatcggacttcgatcgttattgtaaaggggctcgttattttattccccccattccaccaagcactggggtagagtatcgcctgttgccatgaaactccccactctccaagaccgaaaataagcttgttgttgttgttacgtaGCGCCGTAGAGCGGCGCTTGCGGCGGTCGGGCTGTGGCTTTCGTGGAGAGAGGACGTGCAGTCGGTCGCTCTGCCGTCGCCAGAGCCCCTCCGCTTCGACGTCAAGCGAATGTCCCGAGGGGCAAATGGGTCGTTTTTTGAGGGCAGCGACACCTAGTTCGAAACTAATCGAGTTGGGTACATGAAATAGTTTCGTGACTTCGCCGCAACAACAATGCATTGAATCGAATGCGTTGCAGTCGCCGCTGGAGGAAAAAAACACAGATGTAAGCAATTTAATACCGTTTAGAACCGGCTGTTCCAGAAAGCTTCCGGTTTCCGGCTCGTCTGTGCGGTGCATTTGTGCCTCGTTGGTTGAGTTTTTGCGGTTTTTCGTGCCTTTTGCTGTTTGTTGCTTATTGAAGTCATTGCGAAATGTTGCGTGGAAGCCCATCGGCCGTTACCGCGCCCCGAAGTGGTGCAACAAAGCTCACGGAATTTCGCTTTTCCATTTCCCAACCGACGGTGACGAGCGGTACGTATGGTTCTCACACTGTCAAGCGCATCTGCTTGGCGCTGTTTGTGCACTTTTGAAATTGGCTCTGACATGAAGTCAATGTGTTTTCCGGGTAAACGTACGCTAACTTGTCCGAAGCTGGCGAAGACCGACCAAAGGAACGTTGCTATGCCGCGTATCTATGTCATTCAGTTATGATCTATGCAAAGTGTATCAAGGACACAAATTTTTATTTGACGCTGTAAAAGACGGAGGAATGTACAAGCCACATACTGAGGTACCCATTGGAAG includes these proteins:
- the LOC135383713 gene encoding uncharacterized protein K02A2.6-like, which codes for MVERRKFRQRSQLPDEGIKEYVTALRGLAIPCNYGTMLDETLRDQLVDKALLPQVRERLLLEGSALTLERATQIASHGEQSRKEAQRILQENTAAFDKVFKKPFKRSAGKPATPKPQAQGKNATTCFRCGSAYHLANSQECKARYKELSARKLGIPEPYGEVQKSSTLHPDVHPAACVNRTSRLFQAGDPIERLLLDLRIDGALLQFLETEVTSGASERIAKCEFANLFSPELGLAKGYEHKVKVRTDVHLTTTKLRMLPLQIRDDVSKELKKLLDMDVIEPIDASPWVSPLVVTKKKDGRIRLCVDLRAPNKAVVPDCYPLPNMEELLHKLSGANIFSKLDLTAAYYQLLLAEESRDLTAFITHEGLFRYKRLCFRLASASSAFQKLLANVLKGCTRALHYLDDIIIFGKNGEHEQNLRSVLQRISDAGLQLNHKCVFGVNELSFIGHTVKEGKLFPLETNVKAILEAPAPSDLRTLRSFLGMSGHYAKFIKNYAHVVEPVRELLRGADAFHWIHELNYNFTVVYKKGNDNEITDALSRLPLPHHAQEPFEDDVVCIVTECISKEQLQRETTSDSVMQDVLLHIRTEWPWKASLPDNAVPFFKLRTELSEVDGPLLRGDRVVVPPALASRVFGLAHEVHPGIVRTKQRLRQLYWRPAMDRHVETAIRGCDICQTADKSRKTAPAPLTSVKLPEGPWEKVSTDVVGPFEKFPQSCRYMITLIDYHSRWPEMCFSNTVTTSTVIVFLRQIFSREGHPVEIMTDNGCQFISHEFRAFLQERGIRHIRSSVYHPQRNGMIERFNKVLKSFVQVAQLENRPIKEAVLEYIGGV